In Helianthus annuus cultivar XRQ/B chromosome 8, HanXRQr2.0-SUNRISE, whole genome shotgun sequence, a single genomic region encodes these proteins:
- the LOC110869889 gene encoding uncharacterized protein LOC110869889, which translates to MVTSAKPATYLEATTLAKSLADDTARKSSLDKKEETGKSSGKAKADVKSECSGHSESKTEVTKKRKSESSRKETEEKRNRKRSSKKAYAANSSGTRKDGARDSRSGSERKALEDGQKKSNRCGRTGHVTRECYAWSTVEGSRLEGCFQCGEQGHIKKDCPKTGGQNVRGRAFELNAGKARDDPAVVTGMFMINNHSAFVLLDSGADLSFVSKNFESFMCSPTSKLNKKYSIELANGKLIETSKVVHDCSILLGDS; encoded by the coding sequence ATGGTTACATCTGCAAAACCGGCCACCTATTTAGAGGCTACTACATTGGCAAAATCATTAGCCGATGACACCGCTCGTAAAAGCAGTCTTGATAAAAAGGAGGAAACCGGGAAGTCATCGGGCAAGGCCAAAGCAGATGTGAAATCTGAATGTTCGGGGCATTCTGAGTCCAAGACAGAAGTTACGAAGAAGCGCAAGTCCGAGAGCTCTAGGAAGGAAACTGAGGAGAAGCGCAACAGGAAGCGCAGTTCTAAGAAGGCATATGCAGCAAATTCTAGTGGTACTAGAAAGGATGGTGCCAGAGATAGCCGAAGCGGATCCGAGAGAAAGGCTCTTGAAGATGGACAGAAGAAAAGCAACCGATGCGGACGAACTGGGCATGTTACCCGTGAATGCTATGCCTGGAGTACTGTGGAAGGATCAAGACTCGaaggatgtttccagtgtggagaaCAAGGACAtatcaagaaggattgtcccaaGACGGGAGGTCAGAATGTCAGAGGTAGAGCGTTCGAGTTAAACGCTGGGAAAGCACGTGATGATCCTGCTGTAGTCACTGGTATGTTTATGATTAATAACCATTCCGCGTTCGTACTTTTGGATTCTGGAGCTGACTTGAGTTTTGTTTCGAAAAACTTTGAATCATTCATGTGTTCACCTACAAGTAAGCTAAACAAGAagtactcgatagaactagcaaatggtaaactGATAGAGACTAGCAAAGTCGTACATGACTGTAGTATACTGTTAGGCGATTCATAA